In a single window of the Micrococcaceae bacterium Sec5.7 genome:
- a CDS encoding NAD(P)-dependent alcohol dehydrogenase: MRVSVLHPLAGEGPGRLSVEDRPVPQPGPGEVLVRIKSVGVCGSDTHYYNEGRIGPYVVDQPLVLGHEPSGEIAAVGPGVTGRTVGQRVSLEPGIPDPLSPQTLAGCYNLDPNVRFFATPPVDGVFAEYAVHPAAFCHPVPDSVSDDAAALLEPLSVAIAARKAAGIALGDKVLVAGAGPIGLLAAKVAQLAGAEVTLTDVRAERLAVAGRFGAARTFTAADAPEVTPEFDVFIDATGAERAVLAGLARLAPRGRCVLVGMGSDTVAVPVPLIQGRELVITGTFRYANTWPTAIALAASGAVDLDGLVTSVHGLDDVGAALTAGSAPGALKAVVRPQCRPQMSGLPERPASA, encoded by the coding sequence ATGAGGGTTTCTGTACTGCACCCGCTGGCCGGAGAGGGCCCCGGCCGTCTCAGCGTCGAGGACCGTCCCGTACCGCAGCCAGGGCCGGGCGAGGTTCTGGTCCGGATCAAATCGGTGGGTGTCTGCGGCTCGGACACGCACTACTACAACGAGGGCCGGATCGGGCCCTACGTTGTGGACCAGCCACTGGTGCTGGGGCACGAGCCCTCCGGTGAGATTGCCGCCGTCGGGCCCGGGGTGACTGGACGCACGGTGGGCCAGCGTGTTTCGCTGGAGCCGGGTATCCCGGATCCGCTGTCCCCGCAGACCCTGGCCGGCTGCTACAACCTGGACCCGAACGTGAGGTTCTTTGCCACCCCGCCCGTGGACGGAGTTTTTGCCGAGTATGCGGTGCATCCGGCGGCATTCTGCCACCCGGTTCCGGATTCAGTGTCCGACGACGCCGCGGCGCTGCTTGAGCCGCTCAGTGTCGCCATCGCGGCACGCAAGGCGGCCGGGATTGCGCTGGGGGACAAGGTGCTGGTGGCCGGCGCCGGGCCCATCGGCCTGTTGGCGGCGAAGGTTGCTCAGCTGGCAGGGGCGGAAGTGACGCTGACGGATGTCCGGGCCGAACGGCTCGCGGTTGCCGGCAGATTCGGTGCCGCGCGCACCTTCACCGCCGCTGATGCTCCCGAAGTCACGCCGGAGTTTGATGTGTTCATTGACGCCACCGGGGCCGAACGCGCGGTCCTTGCCGGGTTGGCCAGGCTGGCGCCCCGCGGACGGTGTGTGCTGGTGGGGATGGGATCGGACACCGTGGCAGTGCCGGTACCGCTCATTCAAGGGCGCGAACTGGTCATCACGGGGACGTTCCGATACGCCAACACCTGGCCCACAGCCATTGCCCTCGCCGCGTCCGGAGCCGTTGACCTGGACGGACTGGTCACCTCGGTGCACGGCCTCGACGACGTCGGAGCTGCACTCACGGCAGGCTCGGCGCCGGGAGCCCTGAAGGCTGTGGTCCGTCCGCAGTGCCGGCCGCAGATGTCCGGACTGCCGGAAAGGCCCGCCTCGGCATGA
- a CDS encoding carbohydrate ABC transporter permease — MLTPRPTSAAPTQGAIKGREQRRRINSSLLTSLTWIIAFLFFAPVLWLVMTAFKQESDAASSPPRFFFEPTLDQFQHVLDSGAGSYFGNSLIATGVSTLLVIILAVPASYALSIRPVKKTQDVLFFFISTKMLPVVAVIMPIYVIAGQLKVLDNIWTLVVLYTAMNLPIAVWMMRSFFQEVPSEVLEAASMDGAGLLKTLRIVLMPMVAPGMAATALICVIFAWNEFFFALNLTAGKAATTPVFLVSQMTSEGLFLAKLSAASVLASLPVVIAGWMAQKQLVRGLSMGAVK; from the coding sequence ATGCTCACACCCCGCCCCACATCAGCCGCGCCCACCCAGGGTGCCATCAAGGGCAGGGAACAACGACGCCGGATCAACAGTTCGCTGCTGACCTCGCTGACCTGGATCATCGCCTTCCTCTTTTTCGCCCCTGTGCTGTGGCTGGTCATGACGGCCTTCAAGCAGGAGTCCGACGCCGCCTCCAGCCCGCCCAGGTTCTTTTTTGAGCCCACCCTGGACCAGTTCCAGCATGTGCTGGATTCCGGCGCCGGCAGCTACTTCGGCAACTCCCTGATTGCCACCGGCGTCTCCACCCTGCTGGTGATCATCCTGGCCGTCCCCGCGTCCTACGCATTGAGCATCCGCCCGGTGAAAAAGACCCAGGACGTGCTGTTCTTCTTCATCTCCACCAAGATGCTTCCCGTGGTGGCCGTGATCATGCCCATCTACGTCATTGCCGGCCAACTCAAGGTGCTGGACAACATCTGGACCCTGGTGGTGCTGTACACGGCCATGAACCTGCCCATCGCCGTGTGGATGATGCGCTCCTTCTTCCAGGAAGTGCCCTCGGAAGTGCTGGAAGCCGCCTCGATGGACGGCGCCGGTCTGCTGAAGACCCTCCGCATTGTGCTGATGCCCATGGTGGCGCCCGGCATGGCGGCCACGGCACTGATCTGCGTGATCTTTGCCTGGAACGAGTTCTTCTTCGCACTCAACCTGACAGCGGGAAAGGCCGCCACCACCCCGGTGTTCCTGGTCTCGCAGATGACCAGCGAAGGACTGTTCCTGGCCAAGCTGTCCGCAGCCTCTGTCCTGGCCTCGTTGCCGGTGGTCATCGCCGGCTGGATGGCACAGAAGCAGCTGGTCCGCGGGCTCTCCATGGGTGCAGTGAAATGA
- a CDS encoding sugar ABC transporter permease has protein sequence MTATLVGKHNLKQHELKQQLLRDEGRSGRGNSGRSAAEGWRRRAPLLPALIFTVLVTQLPFVVTLWYSLRSWNLLRTDGDIFVGLRNYADIFLDSTFRGAALNSVVITLGCVFAAMVLGTFFAILLDRSFKGRGVVRTMLITPFLIMPVAGATLWSVSMLNPSFGLVNWAIGLVGIGPVDWTSQYPVVSILMALVWQWTPFMMLLVLAGLQAQPKDVLEAAQIDGAGWGKTFVFVTLPQLRRYIELGVLLGAIYVVNTFDQIYLMTAGGPGTASANLPFYIYQRAFLGFDIGQAAAMGVVVVIATIFIASFALRLIFRSFDTKD, from the coding sequence ATGACGGCAACACTGGTTGGCAAACACAACCTCAAGCAGCACGAACTGAAGCAGCAGCTGCTCAGGGACGAGGGCAGGAGCGGCAGGGGCAACAGCGGGCGGTCCGCGGCCGAAGGCTGGCGTCGACGGGCTCCGCTCCTGCCGGCACTGATCTTCACCGTCCTGGTCACGCAGCTGCCGTTTGTGGTGACCCTCTGGTACTCGCTGCGGTCCTGGAACCTGCTCCGCACCGACGGCGACATTTTCGTGGGCCTGCGGAACTACGCGGACATCTTCCTGGACTCCACCTTCCGCGGTGCTGCGCTGAACAGCGTGGTCATCACGCTGGGCTGCGTTTTCGCCGCCATGGTTCTCGGCACCTTCTTCGCCATTCTGCTGGACCGCAGCTTCAAGGGCCGCGGCGTGGTGCGGACCATGCTCATCACGCCGTTCCTGATCATGCCCGTGGCCGGTGCCACCCTGTGGTCCGTGTCCATGCTCAACCCGAGCTTCGGGCTGGTGAACTGGGCCATCGGCCTGGTGGGAATCGGGCCCGTGGACTGGACCTCGCAATACCCCGTGGTCTCCATCCTGATGGCCCTTGTCTGGCAGTGGACCCCCTTTATGATGCTGCTGGTCCTCGCCGGGCTGCAGGCCCAGCCCAAGGATGTCCTCGAGGCCGCCCAGATCGACGGTGCCGGCTGGGGCAAGACCTTCGTCTTCGTCACGCTCCCGCAGCTGCGCCGGTACATCGAACTCGGCGTGCTCCTCGGTGCCATCTACGTGGTGAACACCTTCGACCAGATCTACCTGATGACGGCCGGCGGCCCCGGGACTGCCAGCGCCAACCTGCCGTTCTACATCTACCAGCGGGCCTTCCTGGGCTTCGACATCGGCCAGGCAGCAGCGATGGGCGTGGTGGTTGTCATCGCCACCATCTTCATTGCCAGCTTCGCCCTGCGCCTCATCTTCCGCAGCTTCGATACAAAGGATTAG